A part of Lycium ferocissimum isolate CSIRO_LF1 unplaced genomic scaffold, AGI_CSIRO_Lferr_CH_V1 ctg3559, whole genome shotgun sequence genomic DNA contains:
- the LOC132044103 gene encoding protein NOI4-like translates to MADKGRPLPKFGEWDVNDPASAEGFTVIFNKARNEKRSGGNANSPPKGDPAYKHGATLGKPQSKKWFCCMQSAAAES, encoded by the exons GACAAAGGCCGCCCACTTCCAAAATTTGGAGAGTGGGATGTCAATGACCCTGCTTCTGCTGAGGGTTTCACAGTCATCTTTAACAAAGCTCGAAACGAGAAGAGAAGCGGTGGCAATGCAAACTCACCACCAAAAGGTGACCCTGCATATAAGCATGGAGCAACTCTTGGAAAGCCTCAATCA AAAAAATGGTTTTGCTGTATGCAGTCGGCTGCTGCAGAATCATGA